The sequence TTTAAAAAATATACTAATTACTCAATAAAGAATAAAAACAACTCACGATAAGAAAATGTCTAATAAGTTATATTCATAAAAAATAATTTTATACCATTTACTTTATGCTTAGTTTATATTTTATAATAATCTTATATTTATTTTTATTTAAATTTTAAATATACTTTTAAAATATAATTATTTTTTAAATTTTTAATATCTCTTTATAATTTAATATGCTATTATTGTAACTATAATTCAAAGGAGATTGTATGAAATACCGTATAGAAAAAGACACAATGGGCGAAGTTCAAGTTCCAGAAGAGAGATATTGGGCAGCTCAAACTCAAAGAAGTTTTAACAACTTTAAAATTGGAACAGAAAAAATGCCACCTGAGCTTATCAAGGCTTTTGCCAAACTAAAAAGAGCTTTAGCAAAAGTTAATAATGATTTAGGAAAACTAGATAAAGATAAGGCAAATGCCATTATAAGTGCTTGTGATGAGATTATAGAGGGAAAACTAAGTGGAGAATTTCCACTTGCGATTTGGCAAACAGGTAGCGGAACTCAAACAAATATGAATCTAAATGAGGTAATTGCTAACCGTGCCACTGAAATAATGGGTGGAAATTTTAGAGAAAAAAGACTTGTTCATCCAAATGACCATGTAAATATGGGTCAAAGCTCAAACGATACTTTTCCAACTGCTATGCACATAGTAGCCATAGAAGAGCTTGCAGATAAGTTAATTCCAAGTTTAGAAAAACTTTTAGAGGTATTTAAGAAAAAAGAGGCTGATTTTGAAAAAATTGTTAAAATTGGAAGAACTCACTTGCAAGATGCAACGCCTTTAACTTTAGGTCAAGAATTTAGCGGCTACCGCGCTATGTTTGAACACTCTTTATCTCATATAAAATCTTCAATGGAAAGTTTAAGAGAGCTTGCTATAGGTGGAACTGCTGTTGGAACAGGGATTAACGCACATCCTGAGCTTGGTAAAAGAGTAAGCGATGAGCTAAGCAAACTTACAGGTAAAAAGTTCATAAGTTCACCAAACAAATTTCACTCTCTAACATCACATGATGCTATAGTTTTTACTAGTGGCGCTTTAAAAGGACTTGCTGCGAATTTATTTAAAATAGTAAATGATATTAGATGGTTAGCAAGTGGCCCAAGATGTGGTTTAGGTGAGATTAATATCCCTGAAAACGAACCAGGAAGCTCTATAATGCCAGGAAAAGTTAATCCAACTCAAGCAGAAGCTGTAACGATGGTGGTTGCACAAGTTTTTGGAAATGATACTGCTATAGCATTTGGTGCTAGTCAAGGAAACTTTGAACTTAATGTATTTAAACCTATGATTATATTTAATTTCTTGCAATCAATAAGGCTTTTAACTGACGCTATGGATAGTTTTAGAGTTCATTGTGCTGAGGGAATTACTCCAAATTTAGAAAAGATTGATTATAACTTACATAACTCCTTAATGCTTGTAACTGCACTAAATCCTTATATAGGTTATGAAAATGCTGCAAAAGTTGCAAAAACAGCTCACAAAGATAGATCAAGCCTTAAAGAAGCGGCGGTAAAATTAGGACTTCTAACAGCTGAAGAATTTGATAAATATGTAGTTCCAGAAGAAATGGTTCATCCAAACAGATAAAAACACTTAGGTTTGCACTTTCTATAGCTGCAAACCTAGTTTTAAAGGAACATTTTTGCAAGCAAGAAGTCAAAGTTTTATTGGTCGAGCTACGCAAAGCGATATCTCTATAGCTATTCATTTTGAAAATGCTTTTAATATTTTATATAAGTCAAATGGCTATCAAGACCATATTGGCATTCCTTATTTGTTTCTAGTAAGGCAGTTTTTGGAACTTGGCTTAAAATATAATTAAAAAAACTGCCAACTATTTTAGGCTCTTCAAGCTTATTAAAAAACTATCTAACACACATAATTTGGAAAAATTATATAATTCATTTTTAGAGCATTATAATCTTGCTAAAAAAATCTTAATCTAAAAAAATTAAAGATGAAAAATACCTAAGTTAATTAAAAAAATTAATATTTTTAGTTAACACTTATGATGAAAATTCTATGGGCTATAGATATTACAAAAGCAAAGATGGAGAAAAGATTATAGATATAGATGAAATATTTAATTTGGAAGAAATATACAAATTATTACCATATTCTAGCACATTTCTTGTTCGTGTTGAAGATGTACTTTGCTTAAATGATTGTATTAATTTATAAGTCTTTTATCTAATTTTAAGTAAAATAGCCTAAATTACTAAGGATAATTATGAAAAAAATATTACTTTCTTTAATTGTTTTATGCGGACTTGCTTATGCTAGCAT is a genomic window of Campylobacter blaseri containing:
- the fumC gene encoding class II fumarate hydratase, yielding MKYRIEKDTMGEVQVPEERYWAAQTQRSFNNFKIGTEKMPPELIKAFAKLKRALAKVNNDLGKLDKDKANAIISACDEIIEGKLSGEFPLAIWQTGSGTQTNMNLNEVIANRATEIMGGNFREKRLVHPNDHVNMGQSSNDTFPTAMHIVAIEELADKLIPSLEKLLEVFKKKEADFEKIVKIGRTHLQDATPLTLGQEFSGYRAMFEHSLSHIKSSMESLRELAIGGTAVGTGINAHPELGKRVSDELSKLTGKKFISSPNKFHSLTSHDAIVFTSGALKGLAANLFKIVNDIRWLASGPRCGLGEINIPENEPGSSIMPGKVNPTQAEAVTMVVAQVFGNDTAIAFGASQGNFELNVFKPMIIFNFLQSIRLLTDAMDSFRVHCAEGITPNLEKIDYNLHNSLMLVTALNPYIGYENAAKVAKTAHKDRSSLKEAAVKLGLLTAEEFDKYVVPEEMVHPNR